GAGTCCCAGGTGGTTGGCGTACCCGAGCATCTGCTCGAACATCAGTCGCGCTTCCTCCAGCTTAGCGCGATTGTCCCGCCCCGCCCGTGTCAGGGCCTCGACGAGCCAGAAGGTACAGATGTTAAACGTCCCCTCTTCCCCCCGGAGCCCGTCGGCAGTCTCTTCTACGTTGTACCGGTAGACCAAGCTGTTAGAGACCAAGCCGCCCTTCTCTAGAGCAGCGTTTGTGGCGTTCAGGGTACTGAGCATTCTCGGGTCGGTCGGAGAGAGAAAGAACACCAGCGGCATCATCAGGTTGGCGGCATCCAGGGAATCACTCCCATAGTGTTGCACAAACGCCTGGCGTTTGGGATTCCACCCTTTGGTCATGATCTCTTCGTAGATTTGGTCGCGGACCATGAGCCAGCGGTCGCGGTCCGCGGGGAACGACCGCTTATCAGCGAGGCGCAAGCCGCGATCCACGGCGACCCAGCACATGAGTTTTGAGTAGACGAAATGTTGTTGTCCGCCCCGGACTTCCCAGACCCCTTCGTCTTTCCGCTGCCAGTTATCGCACACCCAGTTGATAAGCTGTCTCAGATGGATCCAAAGATCATACGAGATGGGGCTTCCGTATTTGTTGAACAGGTACACCGAGTCCATCAGCTCGCCGTAGATGTCCAACTGAAGCTGGTTGTACGCCCCGTTGCCGACTCGGACCGGGCGAGAGCCCCTGTAGCCGTCCAGATGGTCCAGGGTTTCCTCGGTCAGGGTGTGGCGTCCGTCGATCCCGTACATAATCTGCAGCGACCCGTCCGGGTTCAACTCACGGCAGCGGGCCTCGATCCAACGCATGAACTGGGCGGCCTCTTCCGTAAATCCGATGCGCATCAGACCGTAGAGCGTGAACGCCGCATCTCGGATCCAGGTAAACCGATAGTCCCAATTCCGCTCGCCACCCACGCCCTCGGGAAGACTGCACGTCGGGGCTGCGACAATCGCTCCCGTGGGCGCAAACGTCAGGAGCTTCAGCGCCATCGCCGACCGGTGGATGACCTCACGCCAGCGACCCGTGTACGTGCATTTCGAGATCCAGCGGCGCCAGTACTCGACTGTCTGCTTGAAGCTTTCCATCGATTCCTGCTCAGAAAGCGAGATGCCGCAACCGCTTCCTTGGGGAATGTCTTGAAGCAAGAAGGTCGCCGTC
This window of the Candidatus Methylomirabilota bacterium genome carries:
- a CDS encoding glycoside hydrolase family 15 protein — its product is MAYQPIENYGIIGDLHTLALVGMNGSIDWLCYPHFDSPSVFAAILDDKKGGHFKIAPTVERVTHKQFYWPDTNVLITRFLSSDGVGEITDYMPIGGSVKGIGQHQLIRRVSVLRGAMAFRMECYPAFNYARDKHQMKVTPDGACFYSPQLSLGLATRVPLKQDDKGVSAEFRLEEGQTATFLLQDIPQGSGCGISLSEQESMESFKQTVEYWRRWISKCTYTGRWREVIHRSAMALKLLTFAPTGAIVAAPTCSLPEGVGGERNWDYRFTWIRDAAFTLYGLMRIGFTEEAAQFMRWIEARCRELNPDGSLQIMYGIDGRHTLTEETLDHLDGYRGSRPVRVGNGAYNQLQLDIYGELMDSVYLFNKYGSPISYDLWIHLRQLINWVCDNWQRKDEGVWEVRGGQQHFVYSKLMCWVAVDRGLRLADKRSFPADRDRWLMVRDQIYEEIMTKGWNPKRQAFVQHYGSDSLDAANLMMPLVFFLSPTDPRMLSTLNATNAALEKGGLVSNSLVYRYNVEETADGLRGEEGTFNICTFWLVEALTRAGRDNRAKLEEARLMFEQMLGYANHLGL